aaagggacactccaCCCAGGGGTGATATTCATCTATATGGTGCAGTATACACTCCCAGGTCACAGGGTCAATGCCTTTCCTAAACACAAACTCTCATTTTTGGCCAATTTCCCCTCCCATCATGCCTCAGGAGGGAGCCCATTTTTCTTAGGCTCCTCATAGGGGGCGGGGCTTGCTTTTTTTTAATCAGGTGTCGTGTCTTCTTCCCGCAGGGCGTCATCCTGGTCTATGACATCACGAACCGCTGGTCATTTGACGGCATCGACCGCTGGATAAAAGAGATCGACGAGGTGAGTCTAGATTGTGACCACCGGGGGCGCTGTGAGCCATCCAGCAGACCTCCCGAGATAAGAGGGTGGAGGGGAGAGAATCATgttcaggagtctgggaaagctgagcgaCAACCAATATGGCAGCCGTgtgggttgtcacccagctttcccagacacaGGTATAATGTATACTCTCACTTTTGCTCTGTTTCCCAGCATGCCCCGGGAGTGCCCAAGATCCTGGTGGGGAACCGTCTGCACTTGGCGTTTAAGCGGCAGGTGTCCACCGAGCAGGCGCAGTGCTACGCCGAGCGCCTCGGGATGACCTTCTTCGAGGTCAGCCCCCTCTGCAACTTCAACATCACCGAGTCCTTCACCGAGCTGGCGAGGATCGTGCTGATGCGGCACGGCATGGACCGGCTGTGGAGGCCCAACAAGGGTACGTGACCGAAAAACTGCGCtcctcacccagctttcccagactctgGCGTCATAAGGCAGCGCTCCAGGCTGGGTGACCACCAATAGTGCCGCCATCTGTGTACATAGTGggcttcacccagctttcccaggatggGCACGTATCACATAGCCACTTATTAGGTGCACTGATAATTTGTGGACCGCCAGTTGTTGTTCCTCCGCCTGTGTCCTCATGAATGATTTACTGCAGCGCAGGCGTCGCCATGGTGACTGATCAGATACACGTTGTGGTCCGCCACTGCCACCTGCAGGTCAGTGTGTGTAACAACAGCACTCGATACAGGGCGTGTTCTAAATATCACCCATGCTGATTTgtgggtcacatgaccctttacCAGCGGGCAAAATACCCCAGTGCTGCCCCCTTGTGGCCGCTGTGTAGAACTGCGACCTCTGGGACACACGGGTATAGCTATAGGAGTGCAAAAAACGGGCGTCGTCcatattttgcagactgcaaaatacatacgttctTGTGAAGGcatcctaaccccccccccctctctcctcttTTTATCTCCCCCCAGTACTGAGTCTGCAAGACCTCTGCTGCCGCGCCATAGTCTCCTGCACCCCCGTTCACCTGGTCGACAAGCTCCCCCTCCCGGTTGCCTTACGAAGCCATCTGAAGTCTTTCTCCATGGCGAACGGACTGAACGCCAGGATGATGCACGGCCGATCGTACTCGCTCACCGCCAACAACTTAAACAAACGGCACAGCCTGAAGAAAGCCAAGATCATCCGTCCGCCGCAAAGCCCCCCCAAGGACTGCACAAGGAACAGCTGCAAGATATCCTAAGCAGGAGCCATGGAAGGATCCTTGGGGGCGGAGACTCTATATCCCTCCCTCGAGGAAGCTGTTAAGCGACAGGACGTTCATTGAGCCCCTTCTTTGTCCAGAAGTTTAGGTCTCCCGAGATGATGCTGCTTTTATTTTAGACATAACATGATGTCGCTGTGTTCTATATGCATGGCccgttttattttttggttttcttagtttttttactatttttattgcCCTTTTATTTGTGGTCTGCTTCAGCCAGGACACCTCATCCTTCCTCCCTTCCTCCCCCACCTCCGCCACCAGTTAATTTGTGCTCCCTTTAATGGAAAGTATTGGATCCCGTTCCCCTGGAAGAgcgccctgttttttttttgtttgttttttataaattGTGCTGCACCCCAAGGTATACACCGCAGCCGcttcagcccccccctccccccccacctccAGTCATCCCCGCTACAACAAAGGCTGCTCCACA
This window of the Bufo bufo chromosome 6, aBufBuf1.1, whole genome shotgun sequence genome carries:
- the RAB40B gene encoding ras-related protein Rab-40B encodes the protein MTHRASPAKAYDFLLKFLLVGDSDVGKGEILASLQDGATESPYGYNMGIDYKTTTILLDGRRIKLQLWDTSGQGRFCTIFRSYSRGAQGVILVYDITNRWSFDGIDRWIKEIDEHAPGVPKILVGNRLHLAFKRQVSTEQAQCYAERLGMTFFEVSPLCNFNITESFTELARIVLMRHGMDRLWRPNKVLSLQDLCCRAIVSCTPVHLVDKLPLPVALRSHLKSFSMANGLNARMMHGRSYSLTANNLNKRHSLKKAKIIRPPQSPPKDCTRNSCKIS